The genome window GCTATTATTCCTATTCTAGTTTACAGCATCTCTTGGATTCCTCACCTGCACTTTAATCCAACTCCCAATTTCTGGCAGATGCAAACGGAAATTTTGACTTATCACCAGCGGATTAAAAGCGGCCCAGATGTACATCCTTACTGTTCCACATGGTACAGTTGGCCTTTGATGCTGCGCCCCATAGTTTACTTCTACAAAACTGCTAGCAGCAATGCCCAACCTGATCCGGTTTTGCCGCCTTTACCTGAAGGTGCAACTCAGGCAATTTTTGACGTTCACGCAATGGGAAATCCATTGCTTTGGTGGCTGTCAACCTTAGCTTTACTGCTAGTAATAGGAGTTTTAGTTCACCGGATTTTGGTGTGGCTGCAAACGCGCAGCGAGGCTTCTGCTGACACTCTAGAACAGCAGCGGCCGATTTTGTTTCCGCCGACTGCCCAAATGTGGCTGGCGTTGTATTTAATAGTTAATTGGGCTGCTAATTTGCTGCCTTGGATGAAGGTGACTCGCTGCGTATTTTTGTACCATTATATGGGCTGTTCGGTGTTCGCAGCCTTAGCACTTGCTTGGTGGGTTGACAGGTGGCTGCACAGCCCTCAAACTCGACTCCGAGGGATGGGGGTAACAATTATTTTTCTGGTTTTTGGTGCTTTTATTTTCTGGATGCCTATCTATTTGGGACTGCCTTTGTCGCAGTGGGAATGGAAAATTCGGATGTGGCTGCCGTCTTGGGTTTAAGTTAGAAATAATTCTTTTATGAACAGCCAAGATGCCCGTTTCACAAGAAAATTAAGTTTTCTGGAACAGGCCGGAAAGCCTGTTCCTAACCAAGGTGCAAGATGTAAGTTATAACATTTATTACCAAGGTGAGTTTGCAAAAGCGAGCATTATTTTTGATAGAGTGCTCGATAAACTGGTTCGCCCCGTTTCAGAGTAGCAATTTCTCTTTCAGTAGCCACAGGTAGGGGATTTTCGGCTAACCATTCGCTACCGTTTTGACGTTTAAAACTGGGGTGAGATGAAAAGCGATCGCACATTTCCCTTTCTACTTCCTCAATATCTGACTGGATAAAAACTTCGCCGCCAATTGCCAGATAATTTGCCAATTCGTTGACTAATTCTTGCTGCACCACGCGCCGTTTGTGGTGCTTTTTCTTGAACCACGGATCGGGAAACTGAATGCTAACTCGCTGCAAAGTGCCTGCGGGTAAAGTTTCTAAAATTGGTTTCAGGGAACTATTCGCATTGCAAAACAAATAGTGCAAATTTGTCAAGCCTTTTTCGTCCCGCCAAAGATTCGCCTCCTCTACTAGAGGTTCCCGAATTTCTAATCCGAGAAAGTTCCAGTCTGTTTGGATTTGCGCCATGTGCCACAAAAACCGTCCTCTGCCGCAGCCGATATCTAAATGCAGCGGTAAATTTAAGTCGGCATAGATTTTAGTCCAATCCGGGGGATTTGCAGATGCTTGATATCTAATTGATAGGGGATTGACGTGTTCCCGCACTCTTACTCTTGCCAATTTTTCTGTCTCCTGAATGTAATTTTGAACCGCTGATGAAGGCAGATTAACGCGGATTAACGCAGATAAATATTGATTTTGGCGAGGTTGTCTAATACTTTTTAATGAATTAGAAATGAAAAATGGCAGACTTACGATTTTTCATTTCTAATTATTGCATTAGGCTTCTGGTTCAATGCCTGCTGCTCTTAATTGGGCGGCTAATCTTTCCGATCGTTCTCGTTCTTGTTCGGCCCGCTGTTGAGCGAGATCCCTTTGCTGCCGTTCCCTTTCTACCATTTCTGCTCCCCAAAATAACATCTCGCCGCTTTCATCCCACCACCGCAGCCAATATCCCGTTCTTTCGGCTTTTGTTCCCTGCCAAACACCCAGAAATAACCCAACTCCTGAAATCCAATAACGGCCGAAAGCATCGGGTGGTTGTACTTCATACTTTCCTGATGAGCCCAACTGGTAGATTTCTAACACTCCAGCGGCTGGCTCAAAAAGTGCATAGATTGGAACTCGCAATACTTGTTCGTAAAAAAACCATTTTCCAGGCGGATAAGTTTGTTTACTAGAATATTCATCGTTGGGACTAGCTGATAAAAATTCCATGACGATCGCCGGGACTTCCCCTTCTAAGTTGGGAGTATAACTGCGGCGAATTTCTTGACTAGAAAGCGGCTGGACGTTGCGGGCATAAAACCAATCTGGAGCTTTAATAACTAGCTTGTCGTTTAATGTAGCACAAATTCCCATGTTTGGGGCAACTAATATTCCTGTTACAATTAGCCCTGCGATTTCTAGGATTTCGCGCAAGGCAGCAGCGAGCAAGAGCTGGTCGATATTTTCCACTGGTTCCTCATCTAAAATGAAGTCGTCTGGCAATTTTTCCCAGGTAATTTTTAAGTCGGCTGTACTGGCTGTCACGGTATTTTACCTCTTACGGAGACTGCTGGAGTGCGGTTTGCAATACTTCGCGGTGAAAGAGCGATCGCCCTACAATAAATTTTATCCTGTCTGGCGATAAGGCGTCGCCGTTAGCATAGTGTTCGATCCAGGTTTTGCTGATTAAATAAGGATCTTCTGGCAATTCTGATAATAAGTATCCTGGCATTTCTAGCTCTTCCATTAACTGGCTGACTTTGGGATCGTAGCTGAGGGCAAAACAGCGGCATTCTTCGGATGCGGCCATAATTAAACTGTGGTAGCGCATCCCGATCGCCATTTCGACTCCCCGGAACACTCCTTTCAATTTTCTCGGATCGTCTAAACTGAGGATGCGACTCCTTTTGGGCAGCGCTTCGTGCAAATGTTGGGCAAGTTCTAAGTCGTGAGATGCTTGAAAAGGCAGCAGCAAAATTAAGGTGCGAGTTGCTTTTTGAAAGTCAACTAAAGCTTGAGTTAAGATTGACAAACGCGCGGGAGTTAGTGTAGGATGAGAACGCAAACAAACAGCAACTCTGGGCGCAGGTAAATCCCACAAACCCGACACGGGAGAATTCTCCAAAGCCCACACGGGATCTGGCGCTAAAGTAAAGGGAATTTGCCAATCTGCAAGTAAAGTAGCTGAACCTTTATCCCGCACGCTGACGGCGGTGCATCCAGCAAAACAGCGCTGAGATAACTTGCGAGTCATTTCCCGCTTTAAAGGGCCAATTCCCTGGGCCCAAGCAACAGTTTTTAAGCCCATCCGCTGCGCTAATCCCATCAAACCACCATAATAGAAAGGACTCGCAATGCTAGTAGCGTCTTGGATTAAACTGCCGCCGCCCCAGATTAGGGCGTCGGATGTGCGGAGTGCTTCGAGAACTTGGAACGCATTCATGCGATCGCGCGCAGCTACCCCGTACCGCTGATTTGTCTCGACAGGATTGCCAGACAGGACGATCGGCGTCACGCCATCTGGTAACATTTGCAGTAGCGATGCCAACAGCGCCTCGTCGCCACCGTTGCCTTTACCGTAATAGCCGCACAAAATTGCTCGCATTTCTACTCTTTTCTTTCTTTGTAATGGGGAATCTAACGATTTTAGATTTTAGATTTTAGATTTTAGATTTTTTTGATATTTGAGATTTGATCCTACTACCAAAAAAATGCTACTGTCAGCAAGCTTCAAGGCTTTACGTCATCATTCAGCTCAAATCGCAAATCTAATAAAATCTCAAATCGCAAATCTAAAATTGTATGACCAGCCCAAAAACAGGTACAAGCCCCGACTTAAGTCGTGGATGCTTCTAAAATTTTAGACCAAAGCTCGAGCTCCAAGATTTATCTGTGGAGTAAATCTAAAATCTAAAATCTAAAATCTAAAATCGACTGACTCATCATACTTTATATGACAGTTGCGTAAGTCCCGATCGATAAATCTTTCATCTTCGTTCACAATACAAAAAATGCACGCTTTGTCAATTCCCACCTGGATTATTCACGTCTCTAGCGTCGTCGAGTGGATTGCCGCCATCTGGTTAATTTGGACTTACGGCGAAGTCACTCAAAACCGAGCTTGGTGGGCCCTTTCCGCCGCAATGCTGCCCGCTCTTGTCAGCGCTATGTGTGCCTGTACATGGCACTATTTTGACAACTCCCCAGCCCTAGAATGGATCGTTACCCTGCAAGCGGCGATGACTCTCTTCGGCAATTTTACTTTGTGGGCGGCGGCTTGGTGGATTTGGCGATCGGCTCAACCCGAAAAAATTAAAGATTGAAAAAGAGGTAAATATTTTGAAAAAAATCACTATTTGGGTCAAATTAGGCGCGAGTTCGCTGTTGTTAACAGCCGGATTTTTACTTCCCGGCCAAGCCAGCAACACTTCCTTGCAACTTGCCCAACAGCCTAACTGCAAAAGTCCTCAAACTACACAGGAGCAGAATGCGTGTTCCAGTCAAGAGTTTCAGGCAGCAGACAGAAAACTCAATCAAGTATATCAGCAACTTCAGCCGAAACTCAACAGCAAACAAAAGCAAAGATTGATAGTAGCACAGCGTAGTTGGCTCAAGTTTAGAGATGAATCTTGCACTTATGAAATGGGGCAGTTTGAAGGTGGAACTTTGGCTGCTTCTACCTACGGTTATTGCAGGGCAAGGGTGACGCAAGAACGGATTAAAGATTTGGAAGGTTATTTGAAACAAGCAAGTTTGTAAAAGTTCTTTGTGGCACAAGCGTCCCGCCTGTATTTGTGGCACAGGCGTCCCGCCTGTATTTGTGGCACAGGCGTCCCGCCTGTATTTGTGGCACAGGCGTCCCGCCTGTATTTGTGGCACAGGCGTCCCGCCTGTATTTGTGGCACAGGCGTCCCGCCTGTATTTGTAAAAAATCTAATTCACCAATCTTTCAGAATTGCAACGCCACAGAATTAGTAGCAATTAAACCTGCCTCAATCAACAATAGATCGAGACTGTCAACCAGTCCATCAAGACAATGTAAAATTTGGCGATCGCCTGC of Oscillatoria nigro-viridis PCC 7112 contains these proteins:
- the trmB gene encoding tRNA (guanosine(46)-N7)-methyltransferase TrmB, yielding MARVRVREHVNPLSIRYQASANPPDWTKIYADLNLPLHLDIGCGRGRFLWHMAQIQTDWNFLGLEIREPLVEEANLWRDEKGLTNLHYLFCNANSSLKPILETLPAGTLQRVSIQFPDPWFKKKHHKRRVVQQELVNELANYLAIGGEVFIQSDIEEVEREMCDRFSSHPSFKRQNGSEWLAENPLPVATEREIATLKRGEPVYRALYQK
- a CDS encoding Uma2 family endonuclease, with protein sequence MTASTADLKITWEKLPDDFILDEEPVENIDQLLLAAALREILEIAGLIVTGILVAPNMGICATLNDKLVIKAPDWFYARNVQPLSSQEIRRSYTPNLEGEVPAIVMEFLSASPNDEYSSKQTYPPGKWFFYEQVLRVPIYALFEPAAGVLEIYQLGSSGKYEVQPPDAFGRYWISGVGLFLGVWQGTKAERTGYWLRWWDESGEMLFWGAEMVERERQQRDLAQQRAEQERERSERLAAQLRAAGIEPEA
- the csaB gene encoding polysaccharide pyruvyl transferase CsaB, whose amino-acid sequence is MRAILCGYYGKGNGGDEALLASLLQMLPDGVTPIVLSGNPVETNQRYGVAARDRMNAFQVLEALRTSDALIWGGGSLIQDATSIASPFYYGGLMGLAQRMGLKTVAWAQGIGPLKREMTRKLSQRCFAGCTAVSVRDKGSATLLADWQIPFTLAPDPVWALENSPVSGLWDLPAPRVAVCLRSHPTLTPARLSILTQALVDFQKATRTLILLLPFQASHDLELAQHLHEALPKRSRILSLDDPRKLKGVFRGVEMAIGMRYHSLIMAASEECRCFALSYDPKVSQLMEELEMPGYLLSELPEDPYLISKTWIEHYANGDALSPDRIKFIVGRSLFHREVLQTALQQSP
- a CDS encoding DUF2499 domain-containing protein; translated protein: MHALSIPTWIIHVSSVVEWIAAIWLIWTYGEVTQNRAWWALSAAMLPALVSAMCACTWHYFDNSPALEWIVTLQAAMTLFGNFTLWAAAWWIWRSAQPEKIKD
- a CDS encoding lysozyme inhibitor LprI family protein yields the protein MKKITIWVKLGASSLLLTAGFLLPGQASNTSLQLAQQPNCKSPQTTQEQNACSSQEFQAADRKLNQVYQQLQPKLNSKQKQRLIVAQRSWLKFRDESCTYEMGQFEGGTLAASTYGYCRARVTQERIKDLEGYLKQASL